A segment of the Candoia aspera isolate rCanAsp1 chromosome 8, rCanAsp1.hap2, whole genome shotgun sequence genome:
TTGCCCCAGCTCTGTGCAAGCTTCCACGTCCCTtttcctgggaaggaggcagaggCAGGCCGGACCCCTTCAGAGCTGCTCCGAGCTCAGTCCCGTGGGCCAGGAGCTGCACAAAAGGAGCCTCGCTCAGGGGGTGCCCGTCCCCTGCCGGCACTTTCTACAGGACTGAGCTAAAGCCCCACGGATAGGGAACGAGGAGCTATTTGGAAGAGACCAGACTGAGGAAGGCTGGCTTCAGCAAAGGTTTTTTCTGGCGGGTGGGTGGGTTAGGAGCCGCATTATTAAGCAAAGAGGAAGACGAGGTCTCACCTGCCACCCTGACCACAAGCTTATCTCCTACAAACAAGTTCTTGGAATCAAGCTGGTGGGCTGCACAAATGGATGTTCAGATTATCcccaaaacaaagccaattctGTTCTGAAGAAGCAGAAGGGAAATCTCTGGCGTAGGTGCCCCCAACCCAGACCCGAGGCAGAGAATTCTAGGTAGGGTTGCCCCAACCCCTTTGGAGGGCTCTGGGGTGGGGAAGCTCTGCTTGTCAAAGAGGTCCATAAAAGGTCTCACCGAGCAGGAAGTGTGGCCTGCCTTTTCCCCGGCAGATGACACCACCAGCCTGCAGGAGCTCTCCTGTGAAAGGTAGCTCAAGAACGACAAAACATTCTCGGCCTCCACGAAGCTGCTTTGCAAAGAGGCACAGCTTGGGCAGGAGCTCGCAGGGGTTGGGCTTTGCCGCCACCTGCCCCCTTCACCCTCCGGGTCCAGGCCCGGGGAGCCTCGTGCCCATCTGCCGAGCACCAGACTGTCCTTTTCACCGGGGCAGGAAGCAACGGCAGGAAGAGAATGGGAAGGCAGGAAAGGACAGGGCTTCCGCCTGCAAACCGAGCAGCCCGGTGTTAAAGCCCCGGAAGAAGAGCGGGGTCTCTTGGGGGGAAATGATCAGCCAGTCCGCAGCTGCGTTTTAGAGTTTGCTTCTTGTTTGGGAAGAGGGAAGTTgagagggtgggggaagagaCAGGAGGACAGGAAATTATGGCAAGCGCTGTGCCCAAGAGCTTTCCCAGACGCCCAGCACCCCTTTCAGATTAACTTCCCTAGAAAATCCAGGGCCCCTCTCTCCTCCAAAGGAGAACCCCAGGAGTTGGCACTGGATGGAGGGAACGTTCAAGCGAGCTCACCAATGCTCAGGCTTCCTGCCCTGACAGGCTGAAGGGGCCAGGGGCTGGGCCCAGCTCGCATGGAAGCCCACGGCCCACCCAGCAGCAACCTCCCCGGCTGGAAGAAGGATCGGCCCCGGCAAAAGCGAACAGAGGAAGCGGCTGGTCCAAAGCTGGGGGAGGCAGAAGCACACCGTGGTTGAGGCGCAGGGCCTGGCCTGCCTGCTGCGCTTGGAAGCGTCCACCGAGAAGAGGCCGTGGGGGCACCTTTGCCTACCCTGCGGCAAGGTCCCAATCACGCTGGGGGAAGCAGCTAACCAAGGGGTGGGCAGGGGTGGTATGGGCAGAAAATCTGCTGGTGGTCAGGCTAGGTTGTCATTGTTTAACAGGAAACAGGGGGGCTAGGATGCCCATCCGGATGTGCCCTTTGTCCCGTCCCACGGACAGCATTACTTTTCTTCAGCTTGTTGCAAAATGTCCCAACGCAGCAAGACAAGAGGGATTAAGTAGCTTAAGAGGCCCCCAATTCCCTGGCAGAGTCTCTTTCCCACCACTGCTTGTGGGTCccgctcccccccaccccatttccccATCCATCCAGGGCAGAAAAATGTCTTTATGAAGTTTGCCTGAGGGCTCAATACTTCACTCCAGGAACAAACTCCTTGGCGTCCGGGTTTAAGGTGCTTTTGCTCTGAAaacagaggggtggggggagaaagaggtCAGAGTCACAGAGGGTAAATAGCAGGAGGAGTCCAGGAACACCTTTTCTGAATCACCACTtctattaaaaagcagcagcttccGTGAGCTGCAGGTCTCCATCCCACGCGTGGAGCAGCTAGACTGATGTATTTAAACGGGGGTGAGGCCATGATTCACTGGCTCTGatcccttacaggtagtcctcacttaacaaccattcatttagtgatggttcgacggtgctaaaaaaactgacttacaactggttctcacacttacaaccgcagtcacatgatcacaacttgggcacttggcaaccacttcatatttatgaccatcgcagcatcccgtggtcacatgatcaccattttttactttcccggctggcttctggcaagcaaaatcaatggggaactgtatgattcacttaacgaccatgtggtttgcttaatgcccactgtgattcacttaatgaaaaaggtcataaaatcaggtcagattcacttaatgactgcttcacttagcaaccaaaattccagtctcaagtgtggttgttaagcaaggactatctatgGATGTGTGTGTATTCAAGGCATTCCTATTTTATCCTGCGTCTCAGCTCCTTCCTCTCAAGCACTGATTTGTCATCGAATCCAATTacccattcagtcgtatccgatcCTTGGCGATCCCATCCGCTTGCTTTACAAAATGCTCTGGCTAGCATTTCAGGCCCCAACCCCACAGTTACCTTGGGAGATGGGCTGTCCCGCCCTACCTGCCCATCAGATGCAGGAAAAGCAGACCGAGCAGCGCCAGAGTCCCCACCTCCGCGTCCTCAACCTGTTTCCCAGCCTCGGTCAGCCTGGCTTCCCCGGAAGGAGAACTCCACCGCCCCCGCAAGACCTTAACCTGTGGGCAGGCACATACTGAGAGAGGTGCTCTCCTCAAGCATTGGGAGCATCTTACACTGCCATGGGTATCCACTGTCATCGCGTACACCTGGACTGGCATCGTGCAGGCAATGACAGAAGTCGCTTCAGGACAGTCTCCTGCGCTCTCCGAAGGGCGTTCCAGGAACAGCCTCACTGCCACCTTGTGCACCGGGAGCTGCTCTGACAGAGAACTTGAAAGCCCTCCTAGAGGCAGAAGCGGAACCACGGAAGGGCAGCGAACCACCTGAGCAACGGCATGGAAGGCCACCAGCAGGTTGGGACAAAGAAGTCGCACCTCCTGCCCACCCCCTGGAGCAACTCATCCGTGAGGGCAGTAAGCCCCCGTCACGCAGCCGGAAAAATCGAGGCGTCGCAGAACACGAGAATGGGGGCGTCCTCGGTGCTTCGCTTCGACTGGGACACGAGGATCTCACTGACCGCCCCCCTTCAAGCCCTTCGCCTGAGGAGCGGGGACCCGCCCTGGGGCAGCTGCTCCCAAGCACCGCTGGGCCCAGGGACTTTcgcttagggcagggtttctccaccagggtcccgtggcaccccAGGGCTCCACGAGAGGTCaactggggttccctgggagatcacggtttatttagaAAGTTATTTCCAgtccgggcaacttcacattacagaggtaagttccattcttactttaagaactctgttaatgcatatgtatacaggcctacccatgaaatggatacaataattttgtaacttctggcctctagttgtcatgagttctgatggcgaggagggggcccctgtccaggggggaaaacgcatgcgtggtTTAGAGACtctgagctgtcattcagagaaacacagagcagacccgccttgactgttgggggtttatctgtctgggttttcccacgcttcttcagttgggtaggattttctgtctactgtagcggTAATAAAGCACTAGAAACCTATTCCTTGTCTTGGCATGGtgcttgcttagtcaggacaatttgagcctgaaggtgcaggggttccccaaggcctgaaaaatatttcaagggttcctccggggtcaaaaggctgaggaaggctgctgCAGGAGGAATCACCCCGTGCTCCTTTTCAGGGCACGAGGAACCACCCCCTGCCCTAATGAGGCATTTACCACTCCCTGGACCCACCCCTTCAGGCCTCCCCCGCTGAGCTTACTGGCCAGGAAGGGCAAGGATTTAGACTATGTGCTGGAGTCTGAATGGCTGCAAACATCCTGTCTGTACCCTCAGAtctcagaaaatgaaaaacatgaGCAGTCGGTGCTCGCTTCTCGCCGCAACATGGCTCCCACCGCGGCATTACCTCCTGCACAGGTGTGATTTCCTCCCCAAAGGGCAAGTCAGTTCATCAGAGCAGATGACCAAGAGCCTAAGAGCTGTGACTGCTAGGCCAGTGGTGCCCGGGCCGGTCCCCTTCCATGTAACTTGAGGTCTACCACGGCATAGCTAAGACAGAGCAAGGCTTGTCTATCTCCAGCCCAAGGGAGAAGGGCCCTGGCCAGCTTGCAGGACCAAGCAGAAGGCAGCCGACCTTAAAGCCTCTGGTTTAAGTGCCCCAAGTCCAAAAACACTGATTTTGTCAGGACTGGAAAACGGGGTGTGCTTCTGAACACTATTACGGTGGTGTTTTGGGTTTCTTTTAATGCTTCTCAGTCGGGTTCCTCTCGCATCCCTCCTTACCAAAATGTCTTCCGAGATGTGGCCGTGGGTGGTATCGCTGACCGAGAGTCCGTTCAGCTGCTGCTGAAGCTGCCCAATGCCTTGAGGCAGGTCACGGGACGGGATGAACCAGTCCTGGTCTTCTTCGTCCAGCATCTCCTGGAAGCAGCGGTCAAGGAACTCTTGCTCCTGAAGCTCCTCCTCCACCTGGGGGGGAAGGAGAGCCAGCAAAGAGGTCCGTTACAGCAGGGCTGGGGCCACGCACAGGGCAGCCTCCTCTGGCAACCAGCCAGCCAGCACCAAGGAGTACATCCCCGTGCCCCCCTCCGCAAGCCTTCACCCTGCAAGCGGGATCTCAGACCCTTCGTGGCCCGCAGAGGACTTCCCCTCCGCAACTAGGCCCCACTACACACACACCGGGAGGGGAGGGAACACCAGCACGTCTCCAGACCAGTGACTGAGGGGGGATGCAGTACAGCTGGAGttgagagatccaggaggaggccCGTAAAAACGTTGGGAACTTTTCCGAGACAAGCTGATGTCTGATGACACTTGGCAAGTTTATTAAACTCTTCTCACGCAGCTGTTTCTTAAAAATCAGAATCTGAATTGTTTTCATGCTGTAAGTTAATACTCATGAGCAGAAGTTTATGTACGGCAGTAcgctaataaaaatatgaaaatgtagAAAAACTCAGTGCATCTAACAAAAAGTAGACAAAGCAAATCAGGTTTATATTTACTGATGTCCACTACTGAAGACCCTCCAATCCAAAGATCCTGCAAAAGAGGACAATTTTCACCCCCTTAGAGAAAGTGGGACCATTCAGATCTTGGGGGGCTGGGTATTCTAAATGAGGGGAGAGCTGCTGAGAAGGCCATCCTATAGGTCTCCACCCCCCAATCTCTCAGGGATAGGGTAACTGTAGTACCCCCTCCATCTAGACCACCTTGGGTAGCCTGACTCCACTTGGGGCAAGTTGTTCCCAAGATAACCAGGTCCCAAGTCAtctagggctttacaggtaattAGGGCCATCTTCAATTTGGCCAGAGGCCCACTAGAAACCAAAGTAGCTTTCCTAAAATAGGAGTTATTCCATTAAATCAGTGAGTAGCAATCAGGAAGCAAGCAGCTGCCTTCTGTACCAGGTGCAGCTTCTGGGTCATCTTCCAGGGCAGACCCAGCAGGAGATGGTCAAAGATTCTCTTGACCTCAACTAGCTGTTCTAGGAGAAACTGTGAGTCCGGGAGAAGCCATCAGTTGCATTCTTACTCCTTCAGGAACAGTGCCACCTCATCAAGAGAGATCGATGGAGCATCCGTGGATCCAGAAGGCCTCTCTACCAACAGTAACTCCATCTTATGGGATTCAGTCTGTTCCATTCCACCCACTTCACAGACACCAGGCTAAGACTTCCACCTGATCTTCTGCCCAGCCTGGGGTAAAGATGTAAAGCTGACCAACGTTAATACCAACAGATGACTTCCACCAGCAACTTCATGTAGATGGTCGAAAGATTGGGGGAGAAAGCCACCTCACACTGGAGTGCCCAGGGACTCACTTTCCATCCAGTCATGCTGACGGGAACCACCCCAGGATACTAAAGAAGGTGTCTTTTCCTGCTTGCTGGC
Coding sequences within it:
- the PAIP2B gene encoding polyadenylate-binding protein-interacting protein 2B — translated: MNGSNVANTAPPAAPPAKSKEDQVVNGHDEKESNPFAEYMWMENEEDFNRQVEEELQEQEFLDRCFQEMLDEEDQDWFIPSRDLPQGIGQLQQQLNGLSVSDTTHGHISEDILSKSTLNPDAKEFVPGVKY